Proteins from a single region of Halococcus salifodinae DSM 8989:
- the cas5b gene encoding type I-B CRISPR-associated protein Cas5b — protein MEQVTSGVGTVDAIPEECIVLEISGEFAHFRKPSTTSPAQTFGIPPRTTVAGMLAGMLGMERDSYYELFSRETSSVAVSLESSLRRLSVGINVLTTDGPNTSPTSGRPGKHITGHRQQTVFEVLCDPIYRVYVGLDDETVMDRMEEMFAAGKSVYTLSLGLSEYLATFEFIGRFDVSTHTGRATVRTAVPGEEVDLIPATDARYVTERSPAFMTTHGEGGRKADGSQTLTYDRNGGPIELRETPYAIVDGDPIVFS, from the coding sequence ATGGAGCAGGTTACTAGCGGTGTGGGCACGGTAGACGCCATCCCCGAAGAGTGTATTGTCCTCGAGATCAGCGGCGAGTTTGCCCATTTCCGCAAACCCTCGACGACCTCACCCGCACAGACGTTCGGGATCCCTCCACGGACGACGGTTGCCGGAATGCTCGCAGGGATGCTCGGGATGGAGCGCGATTCGTACTACGAGCTGTTCAGCCGTGAAACCAGCAGCGTGGCCGTGTCGCTAGAATCCTCACTCCGGCGGCTTTCGGTCGGGATCAATGTACTCACGACTGATGGACCGAACACCTCACCGACGAGCGGCCGACCAGGAAAACACATCACCGGACACCGCCAGCAAACCGTCTTCGAGGTCCTCTGTGATCCCATCTACCGGGTCTACGTCGGGCTCGACGATGAGACAGTGATGGACCGGATGGAGGAGATGTTCGCAGCCGGGAAATCAGTATATACACTGTCACTCGGACTCAGTGAATACCTGGCAACGTTCGAGTTCATTGGCCGGTTCGATGTGAGCACGCATACAGGCCGTGCTACCGTCCGGACAGCAGTCCCCGGAGAGGAGGTGGACTTGATTCCCGCAACGGACGCCAGGTACGTGACCGAACGCTCGCCAGCGTTCATGACCACACACGGTGAGGGTGGACGGAAAGCGGATGGGTCGCAGACGCTCACATACGACAGAAACGGTGGCCCGATCGAGCTCCGAGAGACGCCGTATGCGATCGTCGACGGGGATCCGATCGTGTTCTCGTAG
- the cas7b gene encoding type I-B CRISPR-associated protein Cas7/Csh2, producing the protein MSYQESTADAERTDSIENRSEIVFLYDAVDTNPNGNPLTEENRPRVDDFTGEALVTDVRLKRVIRDYLDRHGETILIKASGDEGRDDKDDRYAVLMEEMEPLMAEDGPNMTEEEAFLAVATDVRLFGETMTFDSPIDRSYTGPVQFNFGRSMHPVNESSHGKTSVVAASSDEGDRSEGGNMFTDYRIDYALMRFHGVINEHNAAETGLDTRDVALLEDGLWHGTRNETNSASKQGHEPRLLVRIEYDTDDYHIGDLHRSFAFEPDGMDERAMRDITDGLVDATEFINLLETHADDIDTAHVRASRRLRVRVGDIKDGDAFDLEQATHDALDTERVEFTVE; encoded by the coding sequence ATGAGCTACCAAGAATCCACTGCTGACGCAGAGAGGACTGACAGCATCGAGAATCGCAGCGAGATCGTGTTTCTCTACGACGCGGTCGATACCAACCCGAACGGGAATCCGTTGACCGAAGAAAACCGCCCGCGAGTCGACGACTTCACCGGTGAAGCACTCGTTACTGATGTCCGGCTCAAGCGCGTTATCCGTGATTATCTCGACCGGCACGGCGAGACGATTCTCATCAAAGCCTCCGGTGACGAAGGCCGCGACGACAAGGACGATCGCTATGCGGTGTTGATGGAGGAGATGGAGCCGCTCATGGCCGAAGACGGCCCGAACATGACCGAGGAAGAAGCGTTCCTCGCGGTCGCCACCGACGTTCGCCTATTCGGCGAGACCATGACGTTTGACTCCCCGATCGACCGCTCGTACACGGGACCCGTCCAGTTCAATTTCGGCCGGTCGATGCACCCAGTCAATGAATCGAGTCATGGCAAGACCTCCGTGGTGGCCGCCAGTAGCGACGAGGGTGATCGCTCCGAAGGGGGGAACATGTTCACCGACTACCGGATCGACTACGCGTTGATGCGATTTCATGGCGTCATCAACGAACACAACGCCGCCGAAACTGGCCTCGACACCCGAGACGTCGCACTCCTCGAAGACGGCCTCTGGCACGGCACCCGCAACGAAACAAACTCTGCGTCGAAACAAGGCCACGAGCCACGTCTCCTCGTTCGCATCGAGTACGATACCGACGACTACCATATCGGCGACCTTCATCGCTCGTTTGCATTCGAACCTGATGGAATGGACGAACGAGCGATGCGCGATATCACCGACGGGCTGGTCGATGCCACCGAGTTCATCAACCTTCTCGAGACCCACGCCGACGATATCGACACCGCACACGTACGCGCGAGCCGCCGGCTCCGCGTGCGCGTCGGCGACATCAAAGATGGTGATGCGTTCGATCTCGAACAAGCGACCCACGACGCGCTCGATACCGAACGTGTCGAGTTCACTGTCGAGTGA
- a CDS encoding CRISPR-associated protein codes for MQAALRTIGEAIIDDEYTTEYQPYYTASPISGTNKAIESVVVLRFERIGDRMEYRGTELIDLENNPEATATRFGYVSSSGKTDNSVTKRLTQNNPVDERYSALLEWFDEDVLGDELLSDPDIAGVRSILCEPIGATHEQVKQDIDNIAQRVEYRALLTLSITENGQERYVGELTAYNEGMKRWAAEDVRTKSTAKDSYGFARCSICDTETECFGLGAKMGEQYAVKQQWPFLDVNSSEAWRNRPLCMECITAIEVASDRFLEAQDYGVPGIRCRVIPYALPMPAATDQLKALIREARFELTGGDTDNDTARQRPLSTAWENYRHAVETTDQPDVLRLAFSHIIRETTKTHGVAWIDGVSIGQVVALRTALEELYENDPVFEQGLLPKPDPPTEQQLFSGSWVFQLLAGTRGSDHRDQYIGDETPWVEYTERLLTNGPVNYSEVIAVLMREIYARYRDRLDEDTDYPYDGFHLAATYGFLRLASEQGILRDTQTGNNDTDEAAMTMTSLDSSYTSFGDGIRTFVAAHPSIENSPGRTAAFVLGAAAAQLSNWQAYRGLSRTFVQSRNVDQLTAEILTRWQTDIWEKAKIYNQQAGRYGVPWADAESLFHEAVLAGENDSNGWQATAEEIRYHYVLGVNVGPNISQRAQENRDDQTIPETEDEEPVSGPAIEDERSEMNEDSEPGHPATGAEQ; via the coding sequence ATGCAGGCCGCACTCCGAACCATCGGCGAAGCCATCATCGACGACGAGTACACCACCGAGTACCAACCATACTACACTGCCAGCCCGATCTCTGGGACCAACAAGGCCATCGAGTCGGTTGTTGTGCTGCGCTTCGAGCGTATCGGCGACCGGATGGAGTACCGCGGGACAGAACTGATCGACCTAGAGAACAACCCGGAAGCAACCGCCACCAGGTTCGGCTACGTCTCCTCGTCGGGGAAGACTGATAACAGTGTCACCAAACGGCTCACCCAGAACAATCCCGTCGACGAGCGCTATTCCGCACTCCTCGAGTGGTTCGATGAGGACGTCCTCGGCGACGAGTTACTCTCCGATCCGGATATCGCCGGCGTGCGGAGTATTCTCTGTGAACCGATCGGGGCCACACACGAGCAAGTCAAGCAAGACATCGACAATATCGCCCAGCGCGTCGAGTATCGCGCGTTACTCACCCTCTCGATCACCGAGAACGGCCAAGAGCGCTACGTCGGCGAACTCACCGCGTACAACGAAGGCATGAAACGCTGGGCGGCCGAGGACGTCCGCACCAAATCCACCGCGAAGGACAGCTATGGGTTCGCACGCTGTAGTATCTGCGATACAGAGACCGAGTGCTTTGGATTGGGAGCCAAGATGGGCGAGCAGTACGCGGTGAAACAGCAGTGGCCCTTCCTTGACGTGAACAGTTCCGAAGCCTGGCGGAATCGCCCGCTCTGCATGGAGTGTATCACCGCTATTGAGGTCGCGTCCGATCGGTTTCTCGAAGCCCAAGACTATGGTGTCCCGGGCATCCGGTGTCGTGTCATTCCATACGCGCTTCCTATGCCGGCTGCGACCGACCAGCTGAAAGCATTGATTCGTGAGGCACGCTTCGAGCTCACTGGTGGCGACACGGACAACGATACCGCACGCCAGCGCCCCCTCTCGACAGCGTGGGAGAACTACCGACACGCGGTCGAAACGACCGACCAGCCCGACGTGCTCCGACTCGCGTTCAGCCATATCATCCGCGAAACCACCAAAACACATGGCGTCGCGTGGATCGACGGCGTGAGTATCGGTCAGGTCGTCGCCCTACGAACGGCTCTCGAAGAACTCTACGAGAACGACCCGGTGTTCGAGCAGGGGCTGCTCCCCAAGCCGGATCCACCGACCGAGCAGCAGTTGTTCTCCGGCAGCTGGGTGTTTCAGCTACTCGCCGGGACACGAGGAAGCGACCACCGTGACCAGTACATCGGCGACGAAACCCCGTGGGTCGAGTACACCGAGCGCTTGCTCACGAACGGACCCGTCAATTACAGTGAGGTGATCGCAGTGCTGATGCGTGAAATCTACGCGCGCTACCGCGACCGCCTCGACGAGGACACTGACTATCCGTATGACGGGTTCCACCTCGCGGCAACGTATGGCTTCTTACGTCTCGCGTCAGAACAGGGAATCCTACGGGACACGCAGACTGGGAACAATGATACTGACGAGGCAGCCATGACCATGACCTCACTCGACAGTTCGTACACTAGCTTCGGCGACGGCATCCGAACGTTTGTCGCCGCCCATCCAAGTATCGAGAACTCACCGGGACGAACTGCCGCGTTCGTCCTCGGCGCAGCAGCCGCTCAACTCTCGAACTGGCAAGCCTACCGCGGTCTCAGCCGGACGTTCGTTCAATCACGCAACGTCGATCAGCTGACCGCTGAAATCCTCACCCGGTGGCAGACCGACATCTGGGAGAAAGCGAAAATCTACAACCAGCAGGCCGGCCGCTACGGCGTCCCATGGGCCGACGCCGAAAGCCTGTTCCACGAAGCCGTCCTCGCCGGGGAGAACGATTCCAACGGCTGGCAAGCCACCGCCGAGGAAATTCGGTATCACTACGTCCTCGGCGTGAACGTCGGCCCGAACATCAGCCAGCGAGCCCAGGAAAATCGCGATGACCAAACCATTCCAGAAACCGAGGACGAGGAACCTGTCTCGGGTCCTGCCATAGAAGACGAGCGGTCTGAAATGAACGAAGATAGTGAACCAGGTCACCCAGCCACCGGAGCAGAACAATGA
- the cas6 gene encoding CRISPR-associated endoribonuclease Cas6, protein MTARRDFEYDNTYNRSLQARIYNSLDGTEYAGLHENDNIKLFSYSPPIPPRNGEEGDTRRLIIAGDDDTLVTTIATGLCQNPELNLHEMPFHVERAFSIDVTLGDRGALTTGSPIITRFNRDTADEHGIETEYDKTYWRPEHGTDLFFEQLNRNIQQKYRIAYDEQPPDPPYFTGYSFDREVVKPLRFDTEPVTFVGGEWTFEYEIESGDHRKVLNLALDAGLGELNALGFGFMNRSEDVNDGSDEIP, encoded by the coding sequence ATGACGGCTCGGCGTGATTTCGAGTACGACAACACCTACAATCGTTCCCTCCAGGCTCGCATCTACAACAGCCTCGACGGAACCGAGTATGCCGGACTCCATGAGAACGATAACATCAAACTCTTCTCGTATTCGCCGCCGATTCCACCCCGAAATGGTGAGGAGGGCGACACCCGTCGCCTCATTATCGCAGGCGACGATGATACGCTCGTGACCACGATCGCCACCGGTCTGTGTCAAAACCCAGAGCTCAACCTGCACGAAATGCCGTTCCACGTTGAGCGAGCGTTTTCGATCGACGTCACACTTGGTGACCGTGGCGCACTCACGACTGGATCGCCCATCATCACCCGATTCAACAGGGACACAGCAGACGAACACGGTATCGAAACCGAGTATGACAAAACCTACTGGCGACCCGAACACGGCACCGACCTGTTCTTCGAGCAACTGAACCGGAACATCCAGCAGAAGTACCGCATCGCCTACGACGAACAGCCACCAGACCCACCCTACTTCACAGGGTATTCGTTCGATCGTGAGGTCGTGAAGCCACTTAGATTCGACACAGAGCCAGTCACGTTTGTCGGCGGTGAGTGGACCTTCGAGTACGAAATCGAGAGTGGCGATCATCGCAAGGTGCTGAATCTCGCACTCGACGCCGGACTCGGTGAATTAAACGCCCTTGGCTTCGGCTTTATGAACCGGAGCGAGGACGTCAACGACGGAAGTGACGAGATACCATGA
- a CDS encoding SprT-like domain-containing protein translates to MAVAGELSDSHELSERARQYANAVIDGDEWPLTPSLVDLDCVTFETSTRMKRQHGVCPSDGDGHCTIRLSEQTYERAGFTAMQQTIRHELVHCYQHQTDGVDPGHGGSFNQWVDPLALSGRCSTHYETQPEDYKYQFYCTQGCGFIGGRHRWSVAVRRAIRGTQVCGECDGELRVEGPRGSLDEVPEWRTDSAIDEDDLRYRFYCANCGLIGGRRQMCKTVRRVIRGETVCRDCGSWEIETRDENGDTVTSTPRR, encoded by the coding sequence ATGGCAGTGGCTGGCGAGCTCAGTGATTCGCACGAGCTCTCGGAGCGCGCGCGACAGTACGCAAACGCCGTCATCGACGGAGATGAGTGGCCCTTGACGCCCTCCCTTGTCGACCTCGACTGTGTAACCTTCGAAACCAGCACCCGTATGAAACGACAGCACGGCGTGTGCCCCTCCGACGGAGACGGTCACTGCACGATTCGACTCTCCGAGCAGACCTACGAACGAGCGGGCTTTACGGCGATGCAGCAAACGATCCGACACGAACTCGTCCACTGCTATCAGCACCAGACCGACGGCGTTGATCCAGGACACGGTGGGTCATTCAACCAGTGGGTCGATCCGTTAGCCCTCTCGGGACGGTGTAGTACGCACTACGAGACCCAGCCCGAGGACTACAAGTATCAGTTCTACTGCACGCAGGGCTGCGGTTTCATTGGAGGACGCCATCGCTGGAGTGTGGCCGTCCGCCGCGCTATCCGTGGGACACAGGTCTGCGGGGAGTGCGACGGAGAACTCCGTGTTGAGGGGCCGCGCGGCTCCCTTGACGAGGTACCCGAGTGGCGAACTGATTCGGCCATCGATGAAGACGACCTTCGCTATCGCTTCTATTGCGCCAACTGTGGACTCATCGGGGGGCGCAGGCAAATGTGCAAAACCGTTCGACGGGTGATCCGAGGAGAAACCGTCTGTCGAGACTGTGGCTCGTGGGAGATTGAGACCCGGGATGAGAATGGAGACACCGTTACATCTACTCCCCGACGATAA
- a CDS encoding Fic family protein, protein MRPESFVEDSPGEVETVDGIFAFSPDPLPPDLNATHELVDENGDAMYAVGQLSDLDTWLDSPEVILSPLIHREAVDSSNIETTTRLTLSDIYRREAGEEPGRTATERADITEAQNYVEAITVGIQALRDGAELDRDLLCRLHEILLRGARGEQKNPGEFREDLVGIDERGTPLSDARFVPTPPASIPYALRSLLQYIRSGPTYAPLVDLALIHYQFETIHPFRDGNGRLGRLLVMLALYKWELLPGPYLYPSSYFNANRDAYLDNLLAVSRDGAWTEWVSFFVQAIAEQGREAYTVARELLALRDRYRGQYRGQGAVIRELIDFIIEHPYLTEPQAVDALDRSQPAVNQAVRRLWNDDTLRETTGQQRNRRYEVPAVLEIVEPHNP, encoded by the coding sequence ATGAGGCCAGAAAGTTTTGTTGAGGACTCCCCGGGTGAAGTCGAGACAGTCGATGGCATCTTCGCCTTTAGCCCGGACCCACTCCCACCGGATCTCAACGCGACACACGAACTGGTTGATGAGAATGGAGACGCGATGTATGCTGTGGGGCAGCTCTCTGATCTGGATACGTGGCTGGATTCTCCCGAAGTCATTCTGAGTCCACTTATTCATCGCGAGGCTGTTGACTCCTCGAATATCGAGACGACGACGCGGCTCACGCTTTCGGACATTTATCGACGAGAAGCGGGCGAAGAGCCCGGACGAACCGCAACTGAGCGAGCTGACATCACGGAGGCTCAAAACTACGTTGAAGCGATAACGGTCGGAATTCAGGCCCTTCGTGATGGTGCCGAGTTGGATCGGGACTTGCTATGCCGGCTACACGAAATATTGCTGCGAGGTGCCCGCGGCGAACAAAAAAATCCTGGGGAGTTCCGTGAGGACCTCGTGGGGATTGACGAACGAGGAACTCCACTCAGTGATGCGCGATTCGTGCCGACGCCGCCGGCCAGTATCCCGTACGCACTACGCAGTCTCCTCCAGTATATCCGATCCGGGCCCACATATGCGCCATTGGTTGATCTGGCGCTCATTCACTATCAGTTCGAGACGATCCATCCGTTTCGAGATGGAAACGGACGTCTCGGTCGTCTTCTCGTGATGCTGGCACTCTACAAATGGGAGCTACTTCCCGGCCCCTATCTCTACCCATCATCGTATTTCAACGCGAATCGGGATGCCTACCTCGACAATCTTCTTGCTGTGAGCCGAGACGGTGCCTGGACTGAGTGGGTATCGTTTTTCGTCCAAGCGATCGCCGAACAGGGCCGAGAAGCTTACACAGTTGCCCGGGAACTCCTCGCTCTTCGGGATCGCTATCGAGGACAGTATCGTGGACAGGGTGCGGTGATTCGCGAACTCATTGATTTCATCATCGAACACCCGTACCTCACTGAACCACAGGCCGTTGACGCGCTCGATCGGTCACAACCAGCAGTCAATCAGGCAGTTCGGCGACTATGGAACGACGACACCTTGCGTGAGACGACCGGTCAGCAACGAAACAGGCGGTACGAGGTACCAGCCGTTCTTGAGATTGTCGAGCCACACAATCCTTGA
- a CDS encoding ATP-binding protein, which produces MSQTQAPEEHAELSVENVGGIDTTEIALSLGVTSLTGRNATNRTSLLQALMATLGSEHVSLKGDADRGEVELTLDGETYTRTLERRNGTVVFDGGPLP; this is translated from the coding sequence ATGAGTCAAACGCAAGCTCCCGAAGAACACGCCGAACTCAGTGTCGAGAACGTTGGCGGGATCGACACCACCGAGATCGCGCTCTCGCTAGGCGTCACTTCCCTCACTGGTCGAAACGCCACTAACCGGACGTCGCTTCTCCAAGCGTTGATGGCCACGCTCGGCTCCGAGCACGTCTCGCTCAAGGGTGACGCCGACCGCGGTGAGGTCGAACTCACTCTCGACGGCGAGACCTACACACGGACGCTCGAACGTCGCAACGGCACGGTGGTCTTCGACGGCGGCCCCCTACCTTGA
- a CDS encoding IclR family transcriptional regulator, which yields MAKQQTRPTVKTARTTLEILEALKQRNGATVTDLTDAFDLSNSSIHNYLTTLERDGYVMKKDDTYHVGLRLLSLGGAARHGEQIYDIAKDEVRAIADETGELANLLVEEHGKGIYVYRAQGENAVMTDSYIGQRVYLHNTALGNAILAHLPEDRVNEILDQHGMPAATENTITNRDDLFAELERIREEGVAFDDEARLKGLRCVAVPIVNNNDTVEGAISVSGPASRFEGEWFQEELPEKLKRIANVVELNTTYT from the coding sequence ATGGCCAAGCAACAGACCCGACCCACGGTGAAAACAGCTCGGACGACTCTCGAAATACTCGAAGCACTCAAGCAACGGAACGGAGCAACAGTGACCGATCTGACCGACGCGTTCGACTTGTCGAACAGCAGCATTCACAACTACCTCACTACGCTCGAACGGGACGGGTACGTCATGAAAAAAGATGATACGTACCACGTTGGGTTGCGCCTTCTCAGTTTGGGTGGGGCCGCACGCCACGGTGAGCAAATATACGATATCGCAAAGGACGAAGTGAGAGCAATCGCAGACGAGACTGGAGAACTAGCAAACCTTCTCGTCGAAGAGCACGGTAAAGGGATATATGTATATCGCGCACAGGGAGAGAACGCGGTCATGACCGACTCGTATATCGGCCAGCGCGTTTACTTACACAATACTGCACTGGGAAACGCGATCCTCGCGCACCTACCGGAAGACCGTGTGAACGAGATACTTGACCAGCACGGGATGCCAGCAGCGACGGAAAATACCATCACGAACAGAGACGACCTCTTTGCCGAACTCGAACGCATCCGCGAAGAGGGTGTTGCGTTCGACGACGAGGCGCGCCTGAAAGGGCTCCGGTGTGTCGCCGTCCCTATCGTAAACAACAACGACACGGTAGAGGGTGCTATCAGCGTCTCAGGCCCTGCAAGTCGGTTCGAAGGAGAATGGTTTCAGGAAGAACTCCCCGAGAAACTCAAACGTATAGCCAACGTTGTCGAGCTAAACACCACCTATACGTAA
- a CDS encoding Gfo/Idh/MocA family protein — protein MTYKAGVVGTGGIAGMGILGMHDEEIIGKEKIDASHAGGYANTDEIDLIAVADIDEQNLKTFGQAWNIPLDRQYVGHDAMLAAEDLDVISVCTPSYLHHEHVIDAAQSAADPDVIWCEKPIASRVSAAEKMVEVCNETGTELVINHSFRFTDKLQRLHDLIHKQDLLGEVKSVSTQYRMELMRNSTHVLDTLVYLLDARAEQVSGYINGENEAIDSLDAATEVTDSGGGGHLVMDGGAFITVDCTIPRDISSMMLNFIGTEGKLYMNNDDGEWRYWSFEDGEHVERALPGIDGAWTWEDDYKRSFANAANHVQDLLNGETENYSPGTEATRSLEIIVAFYLSDYTGSTIEIPLEHPLCEIPITSW, from the coding sequence ATGACATACAAAGCAGGCGTCGTTGGGACAGGCGGTATCGCAGGTATGGGTATTCTCGGTATGCACGACGAGGAAATCATTGGCAAAGAAAAGATCGACGCAAGCCACGCGGGCGGGTACGCTAATACGGACGAGATAGATCTCATTGCTGTGGCCGATATCGATGAACAGAACCTCAAGACGTTCGGTCAGGCATGGAATATCCCGCTGGATCGTCAGTACGTTGGGCACGACGCCATGCTTGCCGCAGAAGACCTCGACGTCATCTCGGTCTGCACACCGTCTTATCTCCATCACGAGCATGTAATCGACGCCGCACAGTCCGCCGCCGACCCTGACGTGATCTGGTGTGAGAAACCGATTGCCTCCCGAGTGAGCGCTGCCGAGAAAATGGTCGAGGTCTGTAACGAGACAGGAACCGAACTAGTCATCAACCATTCATTCAGGTTTACTGATAAGCTTCAGCGTCTCCACGATCTCATTCACAAGCAGGATTTGCTGGGTGAGGTCAAGTCAGTGAGTACTCAGTACCGCATGGAACTGATGCGTAACTCCACACACGTACTGGATACGCTGGTATATCTACTTGATGCTCGTGCAGAACAGGTTAGTGGATATATCAACGGCGAGAACGAGGCCATCGATTCGCTTGACGCGGCAACTGAGGTCACGGATTCGGGTGGTGGTGGACATCTCGTCATGGACGGGGGCGCATTCATTACTGTCGACTGTACGATCCCACGTGACATCTCGTCGATGATGCTGAATTTCATCGGCACCGAAGGGAAACTCTACATGAACAACGACGACGGTGAGTGGCGGTACTGGTCGTTCGAAGATGGAGAACATGTGGAGCGGGCGCTTCCCGGTATCGATGGCGCATGGACTTGGGAGGACGACTACAAACGGTCGTTCGCAAACGCCGCCAATCACGTTCAAGACCTGCTGAACGGAGAAACTGAGAATTACTCTCCAGGCACCGAGGCTACCAGATCGCTCGAGATCATCGTTGCCTTCTATCTGTCAGACTACACTGGATCAACGATCGAAATACCGCTGGAACACCCTCTCTGCGAAATCCCGATCACATCGTGGTAG
- a CDS encoding IS6 family transposase produces the protein MKLGDLLRETLNVDCDEVWENERTPTPVRVFGVRLHSMGLSLREVVAVFEWLNVDRSHGAIWNWTHTLSETQADPPTAEPSRVAVDEKQIIVDGEKKWLYAAIDADSKLLLEVDVFSRRGTDPASAFLHRLTEKHNVSDTEFLTDAGGYLTALARLDLHGGLNYSERNFIEKWFQTVTMRIDRFHSFWRGSPASARRWLRRFRHHYNHDRPHQALNGRTPAEEALN, from the coding sequence ATGAAACTCGGTGACCTGCTCAGAGAGACGTTGAACGTGGATTGTGATGAGGTTTGGGAGAACGAGCGCACCCCGACACCCGTCAGGGTGTTCGGGGTGCGGCTCCATTCGATGGGGCTGTCGCTGCGAGAGGTCGTCGCGGTGTTCGAGTGGCTCAACGTCGATCGTTCCCATGGAGCGATTTGGAACTGGACGCATACGCTCTCAGAGACCCAAGCTGACCCGCCGACGGCAGAGCCGTCGCGGGTCGCCGTCGATGAGAAGCAGATCATTGTTGACGGCGAGAAGAAGTGGCTCTACGCCGCGATAGACGCCGATTCGAAGTTGCTCTTGGAGGTCGACGTGTTCAGCCGACGCGGGACCGATCCCGCGTCGGCGTTCCTTCACCGACTCACCGAGAAACACAACGTCTCAGATACCGAGTTTCTCACCGACGCAGGTGGGTATCTCACAGCCTTAGCTCGTCTCGACCTCCACGGCGGACTTAACTACAGCGAACGGAACTTCATCGAGAAATGGTTCCAGACCGTGACGATGCGAATCGACCGCTTTCACTCGTTTTGGCGGGGGAGTCCAGCCAGCGCACGGCGCTGGCTGCGACGGTTCAGACACCACTATAACCACGATCGACCGCATCAAGCACTCAACGGACGAACACCAGCTGAGGAGGCTCTCAACTAG
- a CDS encoding IclR family transcriptional regulator codes for MAKETQMRTVKSVENAFEILEYLRDVTGATVSEIAEYATLSPGSIHTHLVTLKQRGYVVQEGDEYRLGPLLLPLGEHVRNKSRIYRAAEEEVDRLAEETSECAHLVVEDGGRLVTLYETFGENAVGTEYHMRKREEPISHHHCTAVGKAILSQVDDERVEEILDWHGMIERTPHTMTTPEALFDELEQVREQGFSVNDQEQMIGIRAIGVPITTSDGDVLGAISVSGPTSRLKSEAVQNNLVEAVIRASNIAEVNVHTLAE; via the coding sequence ATGGCAAAAGAGACCCAGATGCGAACGGTGAAATCGGTGGAGAACGCCTTCGAGATTCTGGAGTACCTCCGTGACGTCACCGGGGCTACTGTCTCCGAGATTGCGGAGTACGCCACACTCTCCCCGGGGTCGATCCACACCCACCTGGTGACTCTCAAACAGCGCGGCTACGTCGTCCAAGAGGGTGACGAGTACCGCCTCGGGCCGCTGCTGTTACCGCTCGGTGAACACGTCCGGAACAAGAGCCGCATCTACCGCGCCGCCGAAGAGGAAGTCGACAGGCTCGCGGAGGAGACGAGCGAGTGTGCGCACCTTGTCGTCGAGGACGGTGGCCGACTCGTGACGCTGTACGAGACGTTCGGGGAGAACGCTGTCGGGACGGAGTACCACATGCGCAAGCGCGAGGAGCCAATCTCCCACCACCACTGCACGGCCGTCGGGAAAGCGATACTGTCCCAGGTTGACGACGAGCGCGTCGAGGAGATCCTCGACTGGCACGGCATGATCGAGCGGACGCCGCACACGATGACGACGCCCGAGGCGTTGTTCGACGAACTGGAACAGGTCCGCGAACAGGGATTTTCAGTCAACGACCAGGAGCAGATGATTGGCATCCGCGCCATCGGCGTGCCCATCACGACCAGCGATGGCGATGTGCTCGGTGCCATCTCCGTCTCCGGTCCGACGAGTCGGCTGAAATCAGAGGCGGTGCAGAACAATCTCGTGGAAGCGGTCATCCGCGCCTCGAACATCGCTGAGGTGAATGTCCACACCCTCGCGGAGTGA